From Rhodobacter sp. CZR27:
ATGCGAACGGCGCCTACAGCTTCGAGAACGTGAGGGCCGGCCAGTACAAGGTGGTGGGCGTCGCGCCCGACGGCACGGAATTCACCCTGAGGGATGCCGGCACCGACGACAGTCTCGATTCCGACGTGGATGCGGGCGGCGCGTCGGACGTGTTGACCGTGAGGGGCGGCGAGACGGTGGACGTGGATCTCGGGCTCTGCACCTTCCGGCCGGCTTCGATCTCGGGCCGCTATTTCGTGGACACCGACAACAGCGGCACCGATCAGGCCGAGCCGGGCGTGGGCGGCGTGACGGTGCAGCTCATGGGCGCGGACGGCCGGGTCGTGGCCACCACCACGACGGCGGCCGACGGCAGCTATTCCTTCGGCGGCCTCAAGGCGGGCGACTACACCGTGGCCTTCGGCGACGATCCGGCGGGCCGGGTCTTCGTGGGCAGGGACGTAGGCGGCGATGACACCGTCGACTCGGACGTGAACCCCGCGACGGGCCGGACCGACCGGATCACGCTTGGCCGGGGCGAGGCGAAGACCGACGTCGATGCCGGCGTGCGCGATCCCCGGACGGCCTCGATCGGCGACACGGTCTTCCTCGACGCTGACGGCGACGGCGTGCAGGACGCGACCGAGGCCGGCGCGGATGGCGTCGAGGTGACGCTGCTGAACGGGAAGGGCGCGGTGGTGGCCAGCACCACCACGGCGAACGGCGGCCAGTATTCCTTCACCGGTCTCGCCGCGGGCAGCTATTCGGTGGTCTTCGGCACGCTGGCGGGCCATGCCTTCACCACCAGGGGTGCCGAGGCCGCGGATGCGGTGAACGGCGACAGCGACGCGAACCTTCTCGGCCTGACCGACACGTTCGTGCTGTCCATCGGCGAGGTCGAGACCGACATCGATGCGGGCCTCGTGCGGCTGAACACGGCGCCGGTCGCGCTGAACGACACCGGTCGCGGCTGCGCGAACGAGACGATCACGCTCGACGTGCTGGCGAACGACAGCGATGACGATGGCGACACGCTGGTCATCGCCACGGTGGACGGCCACACGATCCGCGAAGGCGAGACGATCGCCACCGCCAGGGGGACGCTGGTCACGCTGTCGGACGGCAAGCTCTCGTTCGACGGCACGGCGGCCCATGCCGATCTGAACGTCGGCGAGAGGGGCTACGAGACGGTCCGCTACACCGTCTCGGACGGCAGGGGCGGCACTGCCGCGGCCGAGGTCGAGCTGTCCTTCTGCGGGGTGGCGGACACGCTGGAAGAGCTGTGCGAAAGCCTGCCGGACAGGGTGGAGTACCAGTTGGTCAGCGGATACCAGAACGGGACGTCCGACGCCTACAGCATGCGGATCGCCGGAACCGGCGACGCCCGGTTCGATGGCCAGGTGATCACGACCGCCTATTGCGCCAGCGCCTATGAGCTGGCCTCCATGGGGACCAGCTTCTCCAATGCGCCGGTGTTCACCGGCAATCTCTACTGCGCCACCGATGCGGCGGCGGTGGCCCGTGTTCTGGCCGGGCAGACCGGAAGCAACGGGCTTGCGGCGGCGGAGAACATCGACCTGATAACCTGGCTGCTGAACCAGGACTTCACCGGCACCAGGTTCAACGATGCCGAGGTGCAGGCCGCGATCTGGAATCTGACCGACGGCCTCAACTCCATCGGCTCGAACTTCGGCCAGCTTGCCGATGTCCACGAACTGGTCGACCTGGCCATCCGCAACGGAGAGGGCTTCGTGCCCGGCACCGATGACGTGGTGGCGCTGGTGGTCGACCCGGACCCGGTGACGGCGGACAACGCGCAGCCCTTCATCCTGGGCGTTTCCTTCGG
This genomic window contains:
- a CDS encoding SdrD B-like domain-containing protein; protein product: MTFLYNLNNFEFTAFSAGQLLSQGTMGASVSVGDSFTMPAAADTALKVADDDRFLSGDSCRDNNADDGCGQQASIVTDGTAAGNGGQVYAESYFWVQDQCGKKYMLVEIEQEGSAGTYYTFNSSCGLPAAGAKLTVVSQCNVTSNWIDYCNLGAGSLEKLGTVSGSVFGDTNCDGINGTLGTIPGCDYLIEAEAMCKTSSLVTICDSGASGGKFVRLACPGGKGELTTSFNGKSGTYDLTLRLQDENDGQSTIRLVIDGREVEAIRLSRDSDGGGSDCGPFSTYVIRDVQIDCGDQIRLAVAGSCSEYVRIDSLRLEGHDTTVRTPEPPRAGVTVKLVDLSGRVVATTTTDANGAYSFENVRAGQYKVVGVAPDGTEFTLRDAGTDDSLDSDVDAGGASDVLTVRGGETVDVDLGLCTFRPASISGRYFVDTDNSGTDQAEPGVGGVTVQLMGADGRVVATTTTAADGSYSFGGLKAGDYTVAFGDDPAGRVFVGRDVGGDDTVDSDVNPATGRTDRITLGRGEAKTDVDAGVRDPRTASIGDTVFLDADGDGVQDATEAGADGVEVTLLNGKGAVVASTTTANGGQYSFTGLAAGSYSVVFGTLAGHAFTTRGAEAADAVNGDSDANLLGLTDTFVLSIGEVETDIDAGLVRLNTAPVALNDTGRGCANETITLDVLANDSDDDGDTLVIATVDGHTIREGETIATARGTLVTLSDGKLSFDGTAAHADLNVGERGYETVRYTVSDGRGGTAAAEVELSFCGVADTLEELCESLPDRVEYQLVSGYQNGTSDAYSMRIAGTGDARFDGQVITTAYCASAYELASMGTSFSNAPVFTGNLYCATDAAAVARVLAGQTGSNGLAAAENIDLITWLLNQDFTGTRFNDAEVQAAIWNLTDGLNSIGSNFGQLADVHELVDLAIRNGEGFVPGTDDVVALVVDPDPVTADNAQPFILGVSFGALDCLC